The proteins below are encoded in one region of Sporosarcina sp. FSL K6-1508:
- a CDS encoding AAA family ATPase, with product MKLISKFATKILVLVLLVIGTATSVGWYFFDANKGIEISFSEFEKTIQAQNEQAVSLKETSNGTLYLKTKDERYMTQVRPESQLVEQLVEKYNISYKYSDQSQYSSLIIGGLFLGLLVALFVLHKKGKIGVGASAMKNSAAKSTPLPNITLEDIGGLPEEMKEEILQTLSIVKDPKRSAQVGIQPPKGILLYGPPGTGKTLLAQAIASEIGATFYSSSGSAFNELFVGVGASRIRSLFEIARKQQPAVIFIDEVDALAGKRKAHGGEEAEKTLTELLVQLDGGNDNEGVLFIAATNRKDMLDDAFLRPGRIDYSFQVPLPDTTGRREIIDIHTKGKLLADEVFASLDVLAESTTGFSGAELSSLFKTASRRAIRDGREQIAKSDLDFAIDRTILGSASRSMNDQETKRRVAIHESGHALVAAVTKPGSVRKATIIPRGQALGYVAPIQKELHLSTYSELLDQVSMILAGGVAERIYLGEHSIGVSGDVQQAKEIIERMVDTGLLQDGFTLTFNKEEKEAKMQMLFNDALRKTESLIQEHASEFDQLVDLLMQKETLDGSEIQQIVSRNPVEL from the coding sequence TTGAAGCTTATTTCGAAGTTTGCAACAAAGATTCTGGTTCTCGTCCTCTTAGTCATTGGAACAGCAACAAGTGTAGGGTGGTACTTCTTTGATGCAAATAAGGGAATCGAAATCTCATTTTCCGAATTTGAAAAAACAATTCAAGCGCAAAATGAACAAGCTGTTTCGCTCAAAGAAACGTCTAATGGGACATTATATTTGAAGACGAAAGATGAGCGATACATGACTCAAGTACGCCCTGAAAGCCAGCTAGTTGAACAATTAGTAGAAAAATATAATATTTCATATAAATATTCCGATCAAAGCCAGTACAGCAGTTTGATTATTGGTGGACTGTTCCTTGGTCTACTTGTTGCATTATTTGTGCTTCATAAAAAAGGGAAGATTGGTGTAGGTGCCTCTGCTATGAAAAATAGCGCTGCAAAATCAACACCTTTACCAAATATAACATTAGAAGATATTGGTGGGCTTCCTGAAGAAATGAAGGAAGAGATTTTGCAGACGTTATCAATTGTAAAAGATCCAAAACGGTCAGCACAAGTCGGCATTCAGCCGCCAAAAGGGATTCTGTTATATGGACCACCTGGTACGGGGAAAACATTGTTGGCGCAAGCTATCGCAAGCGAAATCGGTGCTACATTCTATTCCTCGAGCGGTTCGGCATTCAATGAGTTATTTGTAGGCGTTGGTGCCTCCCGCATTCGCTCTCTATTTGAAATTGCAAGAAAGCAACAGCCGGCAGTCATTTTTATTGATGAAGTCGATGCGCTTGCAGGTAAACGGAAAGCCCATGGAGGCGAAGAAGCAGAAAAAACATTAACGGAACTGCTCGTTCAGCTGGATGGCGGAAATGATAATGAAGGTGTGTTATTCATTGCAGCAACAAACCGAAAAGACATGTTAGATGATGCTTTTCTGCGCCCGGGGCGAATCGATTATTCCTTCCAAGTGCCTCTACCTGATACGACTGGAAGAAGAGAAATAATCGATATTCATACGAAGGGCAAGCTGCTGGCAGATGAAGTCTTTGCATCCTTGGATGTGCTAGCTGAAAGTACAACAGGATTTTCAGGGGCTGAACTGAGTTCCCTCTTTAAAACAGCGAGCAGAAGAGCAATTCGAGATGGCCGCGAACAGATCGCTAAGAGTGACCTTGATTTTGCGATTGACCGTACGATTCTGGGAAGTGCCTCCCGTTCAATGAACGACCAGGAGACGAAAAGAAGAGTAGCTATCCATGAGTCCGGGCATGCACTTGTCGCTGCAGTAACTAAACCGGGTTCTGTAAGGAAAGCGACGATTATTCCGCGCGGCCAAGCATTGGGATATGTTGCGCCGATTCAAAAGGAGCTCCACTTATCTACGTATAGTGAATTATTGGACCAAGTTAGCATGATCCTTGCTGGTGGCGTTGCCGAACGCATATATCTCGGCGAGCACAGTATTGGTGTTAGCGGCGACGTCCAGCAAGCAAAGGAAATCATTGAACGGATGGTAGACACAGGATTATTGCAAGACGGCTTCACGTTAACCTTTAACAAAGAGGAGAAAGAAGCGAAAATGCAAATGCTGTTTAATGATGCACTCCGAAAAACAGAAAGTCTAATTCAAGAACATGCATCCGAATTTGACCAGCTTGTGGACCTATTAATGCAAAAAGAAACGCTAGATGGTTCAGAAATTCAGCAGATTGTCAGCAGGAATCCAGTCGAATTATAA
- the ltrA gene encoding group II intron reverse transcriptase/maturase translates to MLMERILSRENLLSALKRVERNKGSHGVDEMPVQNLRKHILEHWESMKMELLEGTYKPQPVRRVEIPKPDGGVRLLGIPTVTDRLIQQAIAQVLTTLYDPTFSEHSYGFRPKRSAHGAIRKAKGYMQEGNRWVIDIDLEKFFDKVNHDRLMGTLSKRIEDKRLLKLIRNYLKSGIMINGIVTTNEEGTPQGGPLSPLLSNIVLDDLDKELEERGHKFVRYADDCNIYVKTKKAGNRVMGSVTSFIEGRLKLKVNLNKSAVDRPWKRKFLGFSFTLHKEPKVRIAKESMKRMKNKIREITSRKKPYPMDYRIKKLNQYLMGWCGYFALADTPSVFRAFDSWIRRRLRMCMWKNWKKPSTKVRKLIGLGAPKDKAYEWGNSRKSYWRISKSPVLHRTLGNSYWSSQGLKSLLSRYEILRHQS, encoded by the coding sequence ATGTTGATGGAACGAATACTGTCGCGTGAAAATCTGCTTTCTGCCCTGAAACGGGTAGAACGCAATAAAGGGAGCCATGGTGTAGATGAAATGCCCGTACAAAACCTACGAAAGCACATCTTGGAACACTGGGAATCCATGAAAATGGAACTTCTTGAGGGTACTTATAAGCCGCAACCTGTCCGCAGGGTCGAAATCCCGAAACCTGACGGTGGCGTGCGGTTATTAGGTATCCCTACCGTGACGGATCGTCTCATTCAGCAAGCCATTGCCCAAGTATTAACTACTTTGTATGATCCAACGTTTTCAGAACATAGCTATGGATTTCGACCAAAGCGAAGCGCCCACGGCGCAATAAGGAAAGCGAAAGGATATATGCAGGAAGGTAATCGGTGGGTAATCGATATAGACTTGGAGAAATTCTTTGACAAAGTGAACCATGACAGGTTAATGGGAACACTTTCGAAACGAATCGAAGACAAACGTCTGCTTAAGCTAATCCGTAACTATTTGAAATCAGGAATTATGATAAATGGTATCGTGACAACCAATGAGGAAGGTACGCCGCAAGGTGGCCCACTCAGTCCATTACTTTCCAATATTGTCCTTGATGATCTAGACAAAGAATTGGAGGAAAGAGGACATAAATTTGTCCGATACGCTGACGACTGCAACATCTATGTGAAAACAAAGAAAGCAGGAAATCGAGTCATGGGTTCTGTCACTTCGTTTATTGAAGGAAGGCTTAAGTTGAAAGTTAACCTGAATAAATCTGCGGTAGACCGCCCTTGGAAGAGGAAGTTTCTTGGATTCAGCTTTACTTTACATAAAGAACCAAAGGTTCGGATTGCCAAAGAAAGTATGAAACGGATGAAGAATAAAATCCGAGAGATAACCTCTAGGAAGAAACCCTATCCGATGGATTATCGAATCAAGAAACTAAATCAATACCTTATGGGGTGGTGCGGTTATTTTGCATTGGCGGATACGCCAAGCGTTTTCAGAGCTTTCGATTCATGGATTAGAAGAAGACTTCGAATGTGTATGTGGAAAAACTGGAAGAAACCAAGTACGAAGGTGAGGAAGCTCATTGGATTAGGTGCGCCGAAAGATAAGGCATACGAATGGGGTAACTCGCGTAAAAGTTACTGGAGAATTTCTAAAAGTCCTGTATTACATAGAACCCTCGGAAACTCCTATTGGAGTTCCCAAGGGCTCAAAAGTCTACTATCACGTTACGAAATTTTGCGTCATCAATCTTAA
- a CDS encoding patatin-like phospholipase family protein, with product MLIDGVFSGGGLKGFALVGAFQVLEKKGYRFSRVAGTSAGAILASFIAAGYTAKEIEEMLDEQDFQVLLDPRKTIIPLPLMKWFLLYWRLGLYQGKALENWFLEKLAAKNVYTFSDLPPGKLKLVASDLTHGKMIVLPDDLEGYGISAETFPVARALRMSCGIPFFFEPVQLKVGKGETIVVDGGVLSNFPMWIFEDEHGNKERPVVGLKLSRSQDEMPGHKIDNALDLFESLFSTMKNAHDEKYISRKHERNIIFIPVDDYSATQFDMDEETKEALMEAGRISTIQFLKTW from the coding sequence GTGTTAATAGACGGGGTGTTTTCAGGAGGGGGTTTAAAAGGTTTTGCGTTAGTCGGGGCTTTTCAAGTGTTAGAAAAAAAGGGGTATCGTTTTAGTCGGGTAGCTGGAACGAGCGCGGGCGCAATTCTTGCCAGTTTTATAGCGGCTGGCTATACGGCTAAGGAAATTGAGGAGATGCTGGATGAACAAGACTTTCAGGTACTTCTTGATCCGCGAAAAACGATTATCCCCTTACCGTTAATGAAATGGTTTCTACTCTATTGGAGACTTGGTTTATACCAGGGAAAAGCATTAGAGAATTGGTTTTTAGAAAAGCTAGCAGCAAAAAATGTTTATACATTTTCAGATTTACCGCCAGGAAAACTAAAACTCGTTGCTTCGGATTTGACGCATGGAAAAATGATCGTACTTCCCGACGATTTGGAGGGCTATGGAATATCGGCAGAAACTTTTCCAGTTGCTCGAGCTTTACGCATGAGTTGTGGGATTCCTTTTTTCTTTGAACCAGTACAATTAAAAGTAGGGAAAGGGGAAACAATCGTTGTGGATGGGGGGGTATTGAGCAACTTTCCGATGTGGATATTTGAGGATGAGCATGGAAATAAAGAACGTCCAGTTGTTGGATTAAAGCTAAGCCGTAGCCAAGATGAAATGCCGGGACATAAAATTGACAATGCCTTAGATTTATTTGAATCGTTATTTTCAACGATGAAGAATGCACATGATGAAAAGTATATTTCTCGAAAACATGAAAGAAATATCATTTTTATCCCAGTCGATGATTATAGCGCAACTCAGTTTGATATGGACGAAGAAACAAAAGAGGCGCTTATGGAAGCGGGACGCATCAGTACGATTCAGTTTTTGAAAACGTGGTAA
- a CDS encoding sulfatase-like hydrolase/transferase — translation MDYYKRKYSYKKKQPNILFLMVDQERFPSVYETKELQEWRIENLVAQELLRKNGLEFLNHYAGSTACSPSRATLYTGQYPSLHGVTQTPGAAKDSFDPDVFWLDPNTVPTMGDYFRTEGYDTFWKGKWHASDEDILVPGTHNALPSYNPATGVPNKEKEKLYEKANRLESFGYSDWIGPEPHGANPRNSGSSAGIGTNGRDEVYAAETVALIESLDKISKCTNDETPWFIKCSFVNPHDIALYGVLSAISPNFNFEVDTTLPYIPPAPTVGESLLTKPSVQESYRVTYPKALQPIIDNNFYRQLYYSLQKKVDNEMLKVLVALQNSSFYDNTIVVFTSDHGEQLGAHGGLYQKWYNMYEESIHVPLIIHSPILFKDSKCTDMLTSHVDVLPTLLGLSRINADLIRKKLSKDHTEALPLVGRNLTPLLYGYEKFFGANEPIYFMTDDDVFKGSHQTNAITGKPYKSVIEPNDIEAVITTLETGIDKSEEIWKFARYFDNPKFWTDPGVSDTVITEQDGCCVPMTKTHPVPEQFELYNLTKDPLEKTNLADPAFATIESAIIQRMLTKLLTEQRRQKRLTPASGKVPGMPGCSRNGE, via the coding sequence ATGGATTACTACAAAAGAAAATATTCCTATAAGAAGAAACAGCCAAATATTCTTTTCTTAATGGTTGATCAGGAACGTTTTCCGTCTGTCTATGAAACAAAGGAATTGCAGGAGTGGAGAATAGAAAACTTAGTTGCGCAAGAATTATTACGGAAAAACGGGTTGGAATTTTTAAATCATTATGCCGGAAGCACTGCTTGCTCACCAAGTCGGGCAACATTATATACAGGGCAATATCCTTCGCTTCACGGGGTTACTCAAACGCCGGGTGCTGCTAAGGATTCGTTTGACCCTGATGTGTTTTGGCTTGACCCTAATACTGTTCCGACGATGGGAGATTATTTTCGGACCGAAGGATATGATACCTTTTGGAAAGGGAAGTGGCATGCCTCAGACGAGGATATCCTAGTACCGGGTACACATAACGCATTACCTAGCTATAATCCAGCAACTGGAGTTCCAAATAAAGAGAAAGAAAAATTATATGAAAAAGCGAACCGCCTCGAATCTTTTGGATATTCCGATTGGATTGGACCCGAACCCCATGGAGCGAACCCACGAAATTCCGGTTCGTCTGCAGGAATAGGCACAAATGGAAGGGACGAAGTATACGCGGCTGAAACAGTAGCACTTATCGAATCACTCGACAAAATTTCAAAATGTACCAATGACGAGACCCCTTGGTTTATCAAGTGCTCCTTCGTAAATCCACACGATATTGCGTTATATGGCGTGCTATCTGCAATTTCTCCGAATTTTAACTTTGAAGTCGACACAACACTTCCGTACATTCCCCCAGCTCCAACAGTAGGGGAGTCATTGCTCACTAAACCATCTGTCCAGGAAAGTTATCGTGTTACATATCCAAAAGCATTGCAGCCGATAATTGACAATAATTTTTATCGCCAATTGTATTACAGCTTACAAAAAAAGGTCGATAATGAAATGCTGAAAGTCTTAGTCGCCCTTCAAAATTCGAGTTTTTATGACAATACAATCGTTGTATTTACATCTGATCACGGAGAACAATTGGGTGCACACGGCGGCCTCTATCAAAAGTGGTATAATATGTATGAAGAATCCATTCATGTCCCATTGATCATTCATAGCCCAATCTTATTTAAGGATAGTAAATGTACAGATATGCTAACAAGCCATGTTGACGTACTTCCTACATTGCTGGGATTATCGAGAATAAATGCTGATTTAATCCGGAAAAAGCTTTCAAAAGATCACACGGAAGCACTTCCGTTAGTCGGTCGAAATTTGACACCACTCCTCTATGGGTATGAAAAGTTTTTCGGTGCAAATGAACCGATCTATTTCATGACAGATGATGATGTATTTAAAGGTTCACATCAAACGAATGCTATTACAGGAAAGCCTTATAAATCAGTAATTGAACCGAATGACATTGAGGCGGTGATTACCACGCTTGAAACTGGAATAGATAAGAGTGAAGAGATATGGAAATTCGCCCGTTATTTTGACAACCCCAAGTTTTGGACGGATCCAGGTGTAAGCGATACAGTCATAACTGAACAAGATGGTTGTTGTGTGCCGATGACAAAAACACATCCAGTTCCAGAGCAATTTGAACTTTATAATCTCACCAAGGATCCATTGGAAAAAACAAATCTAGCCGATCCAGCATTTGCAACAATCGAATCAGCCATTATTCAACGAATGTTAACAAAGCTACTTACAGAACAACGCCGACAAAAAAGGCTTACACCAGCGAGCGGAAAGGTTCCTGGCATGCCGGGCTGTAGTAGGAATGGTGAATAA
- a CDS encoding MBL fold metallo-hydrolase has translation MIKNIFIGLYLLAGLLIFSGCGQGTTQSPIPDNLKEDYGLLEKQANEEQSEVIEVADTIPVEQQGLSLPKMKVHYIDVGQADATLIEYSQDGEVFTILIDTGDWNATNVVSYLQAQNITEIDIIAVTHPHADHIGQLNKIINAFHVTEVWMNGETSDSQVFADALAAIENNGVDYYEPEVGELFDIGPLEVAVLHPKTLSGTTNNNSIAIRLQYGEISLLFTGDGEEDAENEMLSSGGNLEADILQVGHHGSKTSTTDRFLNAVKPDVAIYSAGENNQYGHPHIETINRLKKSGALVYGTDIHGTIIIETDGKTFSVHTNDQGTIKHTPPPVEIITEPNSDPEMKTPSVSSGSCVNINSASEAEIQRIIHIGPARSQDLIQHRPYQSVDDLTKIHGIGPARIKDILTQDIACTGG, from the coding sequence ATGATTAAGAATATTTTCATCGGTCTTTATTTATTGGCTGGTCTACTTATTTTTTCGGGCTGTGGCCAAGGGACGACACAGTCGCCCATTCCCGATAACCTTAAAGAAGATTATGGATTATTAGAAAAGCAAGCAAATGAGGAACAGAGTGAAGTTATAGAAGTAGCAGACACAATTCCTGTTGAACAGCAAGGGCTTTCTCTACCGAAAATGAAAGTTCATTACATAGATGTCGGTCAGGCGGACGCTACATTGATTGAATACAGTCAAGACGGAGAAGTATTCACCATTCTCATTGACACGGGAGATTGGAATGCCACAAACGTTGTTTCCTATCTTCAAGCACAGAATATAACAGAAATCGATATTATCGCAGTAACGCATCCCCATGCAGATCATATCGGCCAATTAAACAAAATCATTAATGCTTTTCATGTAACTGAAGTATGGATGAATGGCGAAACATCGGATTCCCAGGTTTTTGCTGATGCACTTGCTGCCATTGAAAATAATGGCGTCGATTACTATGAGCCTGAAGTTGGTGAACTATTTGATATAGGCCCGCTCGAAGTTGCAGTTCTTCATCCAAAAACGCTTTCAGGCACTACAAATAATAACTCGATTGCAATTCGTTTGCAGTACGGCGAAATTTCCCTCCTCTTTACCGGGGATGGTGAAGAAGACGCAGAGAATGAAATGCTTAGCAGCGGCGGAAACCTCGAGGCAGATATTTTACAAGTTGGTCATCATGGTTCCAAAACATCAACAACAGACAGATTTTTAAATGCAGTTAAGCCAGACGTAGCGATCTATTCCGCTGGCGAGAACAATCAGTACGGCCACCCGCATATCGAAACAATTAATAGGCTTAAAAAAAGCGGTGCCCTCGTTTATGGGACGGATATCCATGGAACAATTATTATAGAAACAGATGGCAAGACATTTAGTGTCCATACAAATGACCAAGGAACTATAAAGCACACGCCGCCCCCTGTGGAAATAATAACAGAGCCTAATTCAGATCCCGAAATGAAAACACCGTCTGTATCAAGTGGCTCTTGCGTTAATATCAATTCAGCAAGTGAAGCCGAGATCCAGCGTATTATTCATATTGGTCCTGCTCGTTCACAAGATTTAATCCAGCACCGCCCCTACCAATCAGTAGACGATCTTACTAAAATCCATGGTATCGGACCCGCCCGGATAAAGGACATACTTACGCAAGACATTGCATGTACAGGAGGCTAA
- the istB gene encoding IS21-like element helper ATPase IstB produces the protein MKNSYQQLIQNLEYLKLKQMTQHLGEVVDFSIKNELSFIDTLVKLTNYEIDVKEQNMIHSMVKVGAFPHRKEITEFDFEFQPSINKQQISDFISLRFLEAQENIVFLGPSGVGKTHLATSIGIAAAKKRTSTYFIKCHDLIQNLKRAKIENRLEVRLKHYTKYRLLIIDEIGYLPIEAEDAKMFFQLIDMRYEKKSTILTTNINFKAWDEVFQDTKLANAILDRVLHHATVVSIVGQSYRIKDHLKKEDE, from the coding sequence ATGAAGAATAGTTATCAGCAATTAATCCAAAACTTAGAGTACTTAAAACTGAAACAAATGACGCAACATTTAGGAGAAGTCGTGGACTTCAGCATTAAAAACGAATTGTCATTTATAGATACTTTAGTCAAACTTACAAATTATGAGATTGATGTGAAAGAACAAAATATGATTCACTCAATGGTTAAAGTGGGTGCCTTCCCACACCGAAAAGAAATCACTGAATTTGATTTTGAATTTCAGCCAAGTATAAATAAGCAGCAAATTTCAGATTTTATTTCATTACGCTTCCTTGAGGCGCAAGAGAACATTGTATTTTTAGGCCCCAGCGGGGTCGGCAAAACTCATTTGGCGACATCGATAGGTATAGCGGCCGCAAAGAAACGTACCAGCACTTACTTTATAAAGTGCCACGACTTAATCCAGAACTTGAAGCGTGCAAAGATAGAGAATCGCTTAGAAGTCCGTTTAAAGCATTATACGAAGTATAGACTATTGATTATTGATGAGATTGGTTACTTACCAATTGAAGCAGAGGATGCGAAGATGTTCTTCCAGCTCATTGATATGCGTTATGAAAAAAAAAGTACGATTTTAACGACGAATATTAACTTCAAAGCATGGGATGAAGTTTTCCAGGATACCAAATTAGCGAACGCCATATTGGATCGTGTTCTGCATCACGCAACAGTTGTAAGTATCGTTGGACAATCCTACAGAATAAAGGATCACCTCAAAAAAGAAGATGAGTGA
- the istA gene encoding IS21 family transposase, with the protein MYLQLDIQTEIEVKNLFDLPKLQQLMGNLKMKINKSRLARELNVDRRTIEKYLNGFTPKETRNKASKIDQYYEVIALLLSTDSKQIFYYKRVLWQYLTDNHDLQCSQSAFRAYINRKPEFKAYFDDGKRTTSSASSGIRYETKPGEQAQLDWKESIRYEMKDGEIIYVNVAVLLLSYSRFRAFHLSISKSQSVLLSFMTEAFEVFGGVPKVIVTDNMKTVMDEARTDYFKGVVNNKFTQFAKDFGFKVQPCVAGRPRTKGKVEAPMKLLDEIHAYQGKFNYEELHQFIQKLCTRINQSINQGTNKIPLFAHKQEKNLLLPLPQDKVKDSYRIKHTLVKVNASNMITYKSNQYSVPAKYQGKTVGLQVYDDQLFVYYTTELIVQHQITTSKLNYKETHYKDTLAKAIPYYPDIDALAKQNLAAIGEVYSDEE; encoded by the coding sequence GTGTATTTGCAGCTAGATATTCAGACGGAAATTGAAGTGAAGAATCTTTTCGATCTACCAAAACTACAGCAACTAATGGGGAATTTAAAAATGAAAATAAATAAAAGCCGGTTGGCTAGAGAATTAAATGTAGATCGTCGAACGATTGAAAAATATTTAAACGGTTTCACACCAAAGGAAACTAGAAATAAAGCTTCTAAAATTGACCAATACTATGAAGTCATCGCGTTACTTTTATCCACCGATTCCAAACAAATCTTTTATTACAAGCGAGTTTTATGGCAATATCTTACGGATAATCATGATCTACAGTGTTCGCAATCTGCTTTCCGTGCATATATAAATCGAAAACCAGAATTCAAGGCCTACTTTGATGATGGAAAGCGTACAACATCAAGTGCTTCATCTGGGATTCGTTATGAAACGAAACCTGGTGAACAAGCACAGCTGGATTGGAAAGAGAGTATTCGCTATGAAATGAAAGATGGTGAAATTATCTATGTGAATGTGGCAGTGCTCCTACTTTCTTATTCAAGATTTAGAGCCTTTCATCTAAGTATTTCAAAATCTCAAAGTGTCTTATTGTCATTTATGACAGAAGCGTTTGAAGTATTTGGAGGCGTACCAAAAGTGATTGTGACAGACAATATGAAAACCGTAATGGATGAGGCAAGAACAGATTATTTCAAGGGAGTTGTGAATAACAAGTTTACTCAATTCGCGAAGGATTTCGGCTTCAAAGTCCAACCTTGTGTTGCAGGAAGACCTAGAACAAAAGGCAAAGTAGAAGCACCTATGAAGCTGTTGGATGAGATTCATGCTTATCAGGGGAAATTCAACTATGAAGAGTTACATCAATTCATACAGAAGCTCTGTACACGTATTAATCAAAGTATCAATCAAGGGACGAATAAGATACCACTATTTGCGCACAAACAAGAAAAGAACCTCTTACTCCCCCTACCACAGGACAAAGTAAAAGATTCTTACAGAATCAAGCACACACTTGTAAAAGTCAATGCTTCAAACATGATTACCTACAAGTCTAACCAATATTCGGTTCCAGCCAAATATCAAGGGAAGACGGTCGGGTTACAAGTATATGATGATCAGTTATTTGTCTACTATACCACGGAATTAATTGTGCAGCATCAGATAACTACATCGAAATTAAATTATAAAGAGACGCATTATAAAGATACGCTAGCCAAAGCAATTCCCTATTATCCAGATATCGATGCTTTAGCCAAACAAAATCTAGCAGCAATCGGTGAGGTGTATAGCGATGAAGAATAG